A genomic window from Camelina sativa cultivar DH55 chromosome 2, Cs, whole genome shotgun sequence includes:
- the LOC104713688 gene encoding uncharacterized protein LOC104713688, with the protein MGNVAGSRKLDAAAMAAGKVVLSDGRVQNLEEETTVAEIMLENPQHVVVEFDPSSISFNNHHRKNNDAAKTVKKKLAPLPADKTLEPGKIYLVLPAKRSYSGATKSSSSSSAVLTSEEMRKMLFSATAMVRSSFSYYEGILPWFTTRSNKNINPAADSVVVAATSVGRLEAEMEEEERPEFLNRQLSGRGWKPSLDPIKEKKAKKKMHQRFLF; encoded by the coding sequence ATGGGTAACGTTGCCGGTTCTCGTAAGTTGGATGCGGCAGCGATGGCTGCCGGAAAAGTCGTATTATCTGATGGAAGAGTACAAAACTTAGAGGAAGAGACGACGGTGGCTGAGATCATGCTGGAAAATCCGCAACACGTGGTTGTCGAATTTGATCCGTCATCAATATCATTCAACAATCACCACCGGAAAAACAACGACGCTGCAAAAACGGTGAAGAAAAAGCTGGCTCCTTTGCCGGCTGACAAAACACTCGAGCCGGGGAAGATCTATTTGGTGCTCCCCGCCAAAAGAAGCTATAGCGGTGCcaccaaatcatcatcatcatcgtcggcGGTGCTGACGTCAGAGGAGATGCGGAAAATGCTATTTAGCGCCACGGCGATGGTAAGGTCATCGTTTAGCTACTATGAAGGGATTCTCCCTTGGTTTACTACTAGAAGTAATAAGAATATTAATCCGGCCGCCGACTCGGTGGTGGTTGCTGCTACATCTGTTGGAAGGTTGGAGGCGGagatggaggaggaagagaggcCGGAGTTTTTGAACAGGCAACTGTCGGGAAGAGGGTGGAAACCAAGCTTGGATCctatcaaagagaagaaagcaaagaagaaaatgcATCAACGgttcttgttttaa
- the LOC104713698 gene encoding uncharacterized protein LOC104713698 isoform X3, which translates to MAVYGEKKHWWLRNKKIVDKYMKEARNLIASQDPNDVKSALDLLESALSVSPRYELALELKARSLLYLRRFKDVADMLHDYIPSLKLAAEDSPGDLSFTHSSHSPGDLSFTHSSRESVNLLNDHHHHDDSSFKCFSVSDLKKKVMAGLSKNCDEQGQWRYLVLGQACCHLGLMEDAMVLLQTGKRLATAAFRRQSICWSDDSFILSSSSSNDGGSSPPPPSVVVTSGSQPRSESIAHVLSHIKLLLRRRAAALAALDAGLYSESIRHFSKILDSRRGAPQGFLAQCFMHRASAYRSAGRIAESIADCNKTLALDPSCLQALETRAALLESVRCFPDSLHDLEHLKLLYNSILRDRKLPGPVWKRHNVRYREIPGKLCVLTTKIQQLKMRIANGELGNVDYYALMGIRRDCSRSELDRAYLLLNLKHKPERSMSFIDRFELTDDEEELDSVKDRARMSTLLLYRLIQKGYSVVTSNIVATEQQRKAVAAAAVVTETHHRSNIIETPIRAVNNSNNNNNTNVVKGVFCRDLTVVGSLIARTGFNQPIPVKYEALSC; encoded by the exons ATGGCGGTGTATGGCGAGAAGAAGCATTGGTGGCTCCGTAACAAGAAG ATCGTTGATAAGTATATGAAAGAAGCGAGGAATTTAATAGCGAGTCAAGATCCAAACGACGTGAAATCGGCTCTGGATCTTCTCGAATCTGCGCTCTCTGTATCTCCACGCTACGAACTCGCTCTCGAACTCAAAGCCAGATCGCTTCTTTACCTCCGTCGATTCAAAGACGTCGCCGATATGCTTCACGATTACATCCCTAGCCTCAAATTAGCCGCCGAAGATTCCCCCGGCGACCTCTCTTTTACTCATTCTTCTC ATTCCCCCGGCGACCTCTCTTTTACTCATTCTTCTCGTGAATCTGTCAATCTTCTCaacgatcatcatcatcacgacGACTCCTCCTTTAAATGCTTCTCTGTCTctgatttgaagaagaaggtcaTGGCAGGTCTCAGTAAAAACTGTGACGAACAAGGGCAATGGAG ATATTTGGTTTTAGGTCAAGCTTGTTGCCATCTAGGTCTGATGGAGGACGCTATGGTTCTTCTCCAAACCGGTAAACGCTTAGCCACAGCCGCGTTTCGCCGTCAGAGCATCTGCTGGTCCGACGACAGcttcattctctcctcctcctcctccaacgaCGGCGGttcctctcctcctcctccttccgtTGTCGTCACTTCCGGATCTCAGCCACGATCCGAGAGCATCGCTCACGTTCTATCTCACATCAAGCTACTCTTACGACGCCGCGCCGCCGCACTCGCCGCTCTCGACGCTGGGCTCTACTCCGAATCGATCCGCCATTTCTCCAAAATCCTAGACAGCCGCCGTGGCGCGCCTCAAGGATTTCTCGCCCAGTGCTTTATGCACCGCGCATCCGCCTACAGATCCGCCGGACGAATCGCGGAATCAATCGCCGACTGTAACAAAACCCTAGCCTTAGACCCGTCGTGTCTCCAAGCCTTGGAAACCAGAGCCGCGTTGCTAGAATCCGTTAGGTGTTTCCCCGACTCGCTTCACGATCTCGAACACCTCAAACTCCTGTACAACTCCATCTTACGTGACCGGAAACTACCCGGTCCGGTTTGGAAACGGCACAACGTCCGGTACAGAGAAATACCGGGGAAACTATGTGTCTTGACCACGAAGATCCAGCAATTGAAGATGAGAATCGCAAACGGAGAACTCGGGAACGTTGATTACTACGCTCTGATGGGAATCAGACGTGACTGCTCGAGATCAGAGCTGGACCGAGCCTACTTGTTACtcaatttaaaacataaaccGGAGAGATCAATGTCATTTATTGACCGGTTTGAATTAACCGATGATGAGGAAGAATTAGACTCGGTTAAGGACCGAGCCAGGATGTCAACTCTATTACTATACAGATTGATCCAGAAAGGCTACTCAGTCGTGACAAGTAACATCGTCGCAACGGAACAA CAACGGAAAGCCGTGGCAGCCGCCGCTGTAGTCACGGAAACTCATCACCGGAGTAATATCATCGAAACGCCGATTAGAGCTGTGAacaacagtaataataataataatacgaaTGTGGTGAAAGGAGTGTTTTGTAGAGATTTAACGGTGGTTGGGAGTTTGATTGCGCGGACCGGGTTTAACCAACCGATTCCGGTTAAATACGAAGCGCTTAGTTGCTGA
- the LOC104713698 gene encoding uncharacterized protein LOC104713698 isoform X1 yields the protein MAVYGEKKHWWLRNKKIVDKYMKEARNLIASQDPNDVKSALDLLESALSVSPRYELALELKARSLLYLRRFKDVADMLHDYIPSLKLAAEDSPGDLSFTHSSRESVNLLNDHHHHDDSSFKCFSVSDLKKKVMAGLSKNCDEQGQWRYLVLGQACCHLGLMEDAMVLLQTGKRLATAAFRRQSICWSDDSFILSSSSSNDGGSSPPPPSVVVTSGSQPRSESIAHVLSHIKLLLRRRAAALAALDAGLYSESIRHFSKILDSRRGAPQGFLAQCFMHRASAYRSAGRIAESIADCNKTLALDPSCLQALETRAALLESVRCFPDSLHDLEHLKLLYNSILRDRKLPGPVWKRHNVRYREIPGKLCVLTTKIQQLKMRIANGELGNVDYYALMGIRRDCSRSELDRAYLLLNLKHKPERSMSFIDRFDLTDDEEELDSVKDRARMSTLLLYRLIQKGYSVVTSNIVATEQAAEKQRKAVAAAAVVTETHHRSNIIETPIRAVNNSNNNNNTNVVKGVFCRDLTVVGSLIARTGFNQPIPVKYEALSC from the exons ATGGCGGTGTATGGCGAGAAGAAGCATTGGTGGCTCCGTAACAAGAAG ATCGTTGATAAGTATATGAAAGAAGCGAGGAATTTAATAGCGAGTCAAGATCCAAACGACGTGAAATCGGCTCTGGATCTTCTCGAATCTGCGCTCTCTGTATCTCCACGCTACGAACTCGCTCTCGAACTCAAAGCCAG ATCGCTTCTTTACCTCCGTCGATTCAAAGACGTCGCCGATATGCTTCACGATTACATCCCTAGCCTCAAATTAGCCGCCGAAGATTCCCCCGGCGACCTCTCTTTTACTCATTCTTCTCGTGAATCTGTCAATCTTCTCaacgatcatcatcatcacgacGACTCCTCCTTTAAATGCTTCTCTGTCTctgatttgaagaagaaggtcaTGGCAGGTCTCAGTAAAAACTGTGACGAACAAGGGCAATGGAG ATATTTGGTTTTAGGTCAAGCTTGTTGCCATCTAGGTCTGATGGAGGACGCTATGGTTCTTCTCCAAACCGGTAAACGCTTAGCCACAGCCGCGTTTCGCCGTCAGAGCATCTGCTGGTCCGACGACAGcttcattctctcctcctcctcctccaacgaCGGCGGttcctctcctcctcctccttccgtTGTCGTCACTTCCGGATCTCAGCCACGATCCGAGAGCATCGCTCACGTTCTATCTCACATCAAGCTACTCTTACGACGCCGCGCCGCCGCACTCGCCGCTCTCGACGCTGGGCTCTACTCCGAATCGATCCGCCATTTCTCCAAAATCCTAGACAGCCGCCGTGGCGCGCCTCAAGGATTTCTCGCCCAGTGCTTTATGCACCGCGCATCCGCCTACAGATCCGCCGGACGAATCGCGGAATCAATCGCCGACTGTAACAAAACCCTAGCCTTAGACCCGTCGTGTCTCCAAGCCTTGGAAACCAGAGCCGCGTTGCTAGAATCCGTTAGGTGTTTCCCCGACTCGCTTCACGATCTCGAACACCTCAAACTCCTGTACAACTCCATCTTACGTGACCGGAAACTACCCGGTCCGGTTTGGAAACGGCACAACGTCCGGTACAGAGAAATACCGGGGAAACTATGTGTCTTGACCACGAAGATCCAGCAATTGAAGATGAGAATCGCAAACGGAGAACTCGGGAACGTTGATTACTACGCTCTGATGGGAATCAGACGTGACTGCTCGAGATCAGAGCTGGACCGAGCCTACTTGTTACtcaatttaaaacataaaccGGAGAG ATCAATGTCATTTATCGACCGGTTTGACTTAACCGATGATGAGGAAGAATTAGACTCGGTTAAGGACCGAGCCAGGATGTCAACTCTATTACTATACAGATTGATCCAGAAAGGCTACTCAGTCGTGACAAGTAACATCGTCGCAACGGAACAAGCTGCCGAGAAGCAACGGAAAGCCGTGGCAGCCGCCGCTGTAGTCACGGAAACTCATCACCGGAGTAATATCATCGAAACGCCGATTAGAGCTGTGAacaacagtaataataataataatacgaaTGTGGTGAAAGGAGTGTTTTGTAGAGATTTAACGGTGGTTGGGAGTTTGATTGCGCGGACCGGGTTTAACCAACCGATTCCGGTTAAATACGAAGCGCTTAGTTGCTGA
- the LOC104713698 gene encoding uncharacterized protein LOC104713698 isoform X2: MAVYGEKKHWWLRNKKIVDKYMKEARNLIASQDPNDVKSALDLLESALSVSPRYELALELKARSLLYLRRFKDVADMLHDYIPSLKLAAEDSPGDLSFTHSSRESVNLLNDHHHHHHHDSSFKCFSVSDLKKKVMAGLSKNCDEQGQWRYLVLGQACCHLGLMEDAMVLLQTGKRLATAAFRRQSICWSDDSFILSSSSSNDGGSSPPPPSVVVTSGSQPRSESIAHVLSHIKLLLRRRAAALAALDAGLYSESIRHFSKILDSRRGAPQGFLAQCFMHRASAYRSAGRIAESIADCNKTLALDPSCLQALETRAALLESVRCFPDSLHDLEHLKLLYNSILRDRKLPGPVWKRHNVRYREIPGKLCVLTTKIQQLKMRIANGELGNVDYYALMGIRRDCSRSELDRAYLLLNLKHKPERSMSFIDRFELTDDEEELDSVKDRARMSTLLLYRLIQKGYSVVTSNIVATEQAAEKQRKAVAAVATEQAAEKQRKAVAAAAVVTETHHRSNIIETPIRAVNNSNNNNNTNVVKGVFCRDLTVVGSLIARTGFNQPIPVKYEALSC, translated from the exons ATGGCGGTGTATGGCGAGAAGAAGCATTGGTGGCTCCGTAACAAGAAG ATCGTTGATAAGTATATGAAAGAAGCGAGGAATTTAATAGCGAGTCAAGATCCAAACGACGTGAAATCGGCTCTGGATCTTCTCGAATCTGCGCTCTCTGTATCTCCACGCTACGAACTCGCTCTCGAACTCAAAGCCAGATCGCTTCTTTACCTCCGTCGATTCAAAGACGTCGCCGATATGCTTCACGATTACATCCCTAGCCTCAAATTAGCCGCCGAAGATTCCCCCGGCGACCTCTCTTTTACTCATTCTTCTCGTGAATCTGTCAATCTTCTCaacgatcatcatcatcatcatcatcatgactCCTCCTTTAAATGCTTCTCTGTCTctgatttgaagaagaaggtcaTGGCAGGTCTCAGTAAAAACTGTGACGAACAAGGGCAATGGAG ATATTTGGTTTTAGGTCAAGCTTGTTGCCATCTAGGTCTGATGGAGGACGCTATGGTTCTTCTCCAAACCGGTAAACGCTTAGCCACAGCCGCGTTTCGCCGTCAGAGCATCTGCTGGTCCGACGACAGcttcattctctcctcctcctcctccaacgaCGGCGGttcctctcctcctcctccttccgtTGTCGTCACTTCCGGATCTCAGCCACGATCCGAGAGCATCGCTCACGTTCTATCTCACATCAAGCTACTCTTACGACGCCGCGCCGCCGCACTCGCCGCTCTCGACGCTGGGCTCTACTCCGAATCGATCCGCCATTTCTCCAAAATCCTAGACAGCCGCCGTGGCGCGCCTCAAGGATTTCTCGCCCAGTGCTTTATGCACCGCGCATCCGCCTACAGATCCGCCGGACGAATCGCGGAATCAATCGCCGACTGTAACAAAACCCTAGCCTTAGACCCGTCGTGTCTCCAAGCCTTGGAAACCAGAGCCGCGTTGCTAGAATCCGTTAGGTGTTTCCCCGACTCGCTTCACGATCTCGAACACCTCAAACTCCTGTACAACTCCATCTTACGTGACCGGAAACTACCCGGTCCGGTTTGGAAACGGCACAACGTCCGGTACAGAGAAATACCGGGGAAACTATGTGTCTTGACCACGAAGATCCAGCAATTGAAGATGAGAATCGCAAACGGAGAACTCGGGAACGTTGATTACTACGCTCTGATGGGAATCAGACGTGACTGCTCGAGATCAGAGCTGGACCGAGCCTACTTGTTACtcaatttaaaacataaaccGGAGAGATCAATGTCATTTATTGACCGGTTTGAATTAACCGATGATGAGGAAGAATTAGACTCGGTTAAGGACCGAGCCAGGATGTCAACTCTATTACTATACAGATTGATCCAGAAAGGCTACTCAGTCGTGACAAGTAACATCGTCGCAACGGAACAAGCTGCCGAGAAGCAACGGAAAGCCGTGGCAGC CGTCGCAACGGAACAAGCTGCCGAGAAGCAACGGAAAGCCGTGGCAGCCGCCGCTGTAGTCACGGAAACTCATCACCGGAGTAATATCATCGAAACGCCGATTAGAGCTGTGAacaacagtaataataataataatacgaaTGTGGTGAAAGGAGTGTTTTGTAGAGATTTAACGGTGGTTGGGAGTTTGATTGCGCGGACCGGGTTTAACCAACCGATTCCGGTTAAATACGAAGCGCTTAGTTGCTGA